The following DNA comes from Camelina sativa cultivar DH55 chromosome 14, Cs, whole genome shotgun sequence.
AGCTATTTTTGGAGATTAGAGAttcattcatctttttaaaaaatttggaaaagaattATAAACTCTTTGCTTTTTATTTCATCAATCTAATTATGTTTTCCTCATTTCTTTGTGTTGTTAATTTCAATATGTGTGACTAGTTCCCctaattgggttttagggttctaagTAGGAGATTCAATAATTTAATGGTTTAGTTGTCTACTAGGGAAATCTATTTCTTTGTGGTTTTTTGattcatatgattttaattttagaatagAATTGAGCACCTTGTTCTAGATTCTAGGTTTTTCTATACATCaaaagtgttcgatagaatgcctgaaCTAATATGAATTGAGCAATATTTCTCTAGCCTGCGAAAGTTAATGTGATGGAATATTATGAACTAAGTGGACTTATTTGATAATGCAAATTTGATAAGGGGGTTACAAATAAAAGTTTAGTGATTGAGTAgtcaaatttagtgactaatacCTTGAAAGAGGATTAATCGAATTTTGTGTTCATGTTTAAGAACGGTTGTCAATTATTGaattctttgtttcattttatcCATTACTCATGTATCTCTAAAATACCATATGAGTATATGATCCAATGTTTTAAATCTcataaattaaattgttttatttctttgcatttttattttacaattttgaaaACCAACAAACATTCATTCGTTTTAGCTATTTACAGATCTCGAAAATCTGTAGTATATCATTGATCCTTGTGTATTCGTCTCCACATATATTGTCTCACAGTTAAGTGTATCGAGTAATTACTCGAACAATGAAAGAACATCACAAAATTATCAGAAAAACCGTGACACATTTTATCGTTGGTTTTTATATCCGGCAAGTTTCgaacaaacttttaaaatcgTCTAATGTCATTGAAATCTCTCACTCATTAAAGCAAGTCATTGTATTTGATTTAGCAGgtccaaaataattaaatttactGTATCATTTTTAACTAGTGTCTAACAGATTTGGATAGTTCTGNTATTATCTGGTTGTATGATGCATGTCCGTTGTTGTGCCCATATATTGAACCTCATTGTCAAAGATGGTTTCAGTGAAATGAGTAAGAGTGTAGCTGCAGTTCGTAATGCTGTGGTGTATGTGAGAGCTTCAGGTAATAGGCTTGAATCATTTGAGCATAAGCTAGATTCAGGGAGAATTACTAGAGGTAGTTTGACTTTGGATGTCAGAACTAGATGGAACTCTACATTTCTCATGTTGACTAGAGCTCTTAAGTTTAGACACGGGTTTGACAAGATGGAAGCAGAAGACAAGCTTTACAGTGATCATTTTCTAGAAATGGATAATGGTCAAATGAGAGTTGGGCCTCCGTTGAAAGCTGATTGGGATAAGGTTGATGGATTGATTGATATTCTCACAGTCTTCTACCAATCTACATTAGTTGTTTCAGCATCTACGACGGTTTGCTCTCATAAAGTCTATAGTGAGATTTGTGATATTGATAATCATCTAACTACAGTGAGTAAGAGTGCTGATCTGGATTTAAGTGTTAAAGCTGAAGCAATGAGAGGGAAATTTGACAAGTACTGGGATGGTTTAGATAATATCAATAGGCTTTTGATTATTGCTAGTGTCTTTGATCCTAGGAATAAGATGAAGTTTGCTAATCTGTGTTTTGAAACCCTATATGGTAAAGGGTCGTTGCAATCTAAGTGGCTTGGTGAGTCAGTATCTGATGTTATGGTTAAGTTGTTTGAGGAGTATAATACAAATCGATCTAACCCACCAGGTTTTGCATCATCAGCCTCTCAAGGTGGGACAACTGCTGGAGGACATCGCCCTGCTTATCATGTTGCGGATGTTGAAGTCAAAGTGGGGACTGAGGGGATGGCTTCTGTTTACAACAAGTTGGTTAATGAAGAGGGATATGATGAAACAAAGACAGAGCTTGATATATACTTAAAGGAAAGCGTTGAGAATCCAAAGAGCAGTTTATTAGGAACCGAATATGATGTGTTGTCATGGTGGAGGTTCAATTCAACAAGGTTTCCAGTTTTATCTGAACTAGCTAGAGATATTCTAGCTATGCAAGTTTCTTCAGTTGCTTCGGAGTCtgcttttagcactagtggtCAGATTCTTGTTCCACAAAGGAGTTGCTTAACTCATTACATGATTGAGGTCTTGATGTGCACTGAACAATGGATGAAGGCTGACCATCACATAGGTGAAAAGGGAGTGGAAAACTTTGCACAAATGGTTGCTGATATTGAAGAGCAAGATCAACTTGAAAAAGGTAACACATCCAGATTTTAAGTTTACCAATTGTCTGCCTTTTGTCTTGTTGTCAATGTTTAAAAGCTTAATGATTATATGTTTTTCATTGTGTAGAGTTTCAGTTCGCAAGTGAAGAACAAGGCAATTAAACAAACACACGACAATGACTCATGTACCTTTCTTAGTATTCCTTCTTTTTAAGAACCGAGTATATTATTATGTATTCTGACTTTGTGATCTAATATATTTCAGGCagtaggagaaaaaaagaagttgcaGATGGAAGAACTACCAGTTTGATTCTACTACTTTTCAAATCTCAAACTCTAAACCTTattctcctttaatctctttAACTCTTTCTACCTTTTGAAACTTGATATCTGATAACATGTTCTTATTGTTGGGATTGTTTTGAATGATTGTAACTTTTGAACTATTGTACTTGTAGTTTCggataattttgggtgttattTAGTAGGTTTGTATATTTAAGAACCAAACCCATTAATAACCGAAATTTTCGGTTCTGGTTCGGTTCTTATATCAACTATCCAAACCAACCCGAACCGAATGAGTACCGAACCGGAACCGATCCGATTAGATTCGGTTCTCTTATGGATAGTAAATTCAATATCCAAAATACCCGATACCCGAATGGatatacccgaacccgaaccgaataCCCGAACGCCCAGGACTAGATTTGGAGAAAATAGTCAAAACTATTCAAGATTTCAAACCATCACGttgaaaaaccaaacaaatttgGTTGCATGTATTCGTTTTTGACAAGCTTGTGACGAAAAATTAGGCCTAGGTATTTGATTACATGGATTAGATCTGGATCGGTTCTTTCCGGCTTTGGAGTTTTGGGTCAAGAGGTTAAGTTCCTCTTCGGTTATGTGAAATTATTGGTTTGGTGCAATTTGGATTCGAGTATATTTTGGATTCGGACCCGAGTTTTTGGGTCATCGGTTTTAGTACCAAATTTGCTTACACTTCGGATTAGTTACTTTATATCCGAATTACCCTAAAGTATAAACTACTTAAAAATTGTTATTGTAGTACCTAAATATActtgaattttttgaaattacattatatatcaaaaatatatatatatatattatccaaatatatgtaaattactagaaaatatatatgtaaattactagaaattttttattatgtttctcCAGATCTAGGGATTTAGGTCTCATTAGGGTATTTTGccagttttggtttggtttgatacctctattttggtttggttttgagtCGGGTCTTCAGTTATGGGTTTTTTGTCGGCATTAATTTTTCTCACAAAAAATCTCATTTCCGGAAATCAACAATGTTATCTAGATGTAATCCTAATTTCTAAGAGAGCCTAAAGCGAAACTCAAATCGTAAACAATAAATATCAACAACACGCTTGaaatatactccctccatttcaaaatatagcatgttttagtgaaaacacacatattaataaataattacttttaaaaagtttaaccaattataaacaagtgtgcataatgtaaaatataaatttaatctaaaagttgcatagaaagttggaaacatcctatattatgaaacaaaaatacttctctaaaattctatattatgaaacggaggaagtattaatttgggtttgatttgtaaaaaatttgggttttagattttattattgaattgatatattaatttatttttgagttctttaaaattataaaaaaatagaatttttagtttgaaaaatatttttggatttttagtataatttcttcataaatattcAACAATTTTTTCGACAAAGTTTTCCATCAGTACATGTTGTTTTCGACGAATTTgtgattttaaatttcaaaatatgagTATTTGTTGTATTGAAAGAAGTTGTATCATCTACGTAACCAAAGTGATTTCAaactaacaatatataaaaaacactcTCAGTTCTAAAATACGGTGGTGAATGAGGAAAGACTTAGGTTGTTggttcataaattttaattgatttattattctacatataatttagaaattctcacatattttaaaattagtcatgtggattttaaaataaCCAGATTAATATATTACCATCGTAATTGAGTTCACAAGCTGAGAGAGGGTGATAGGAAGGGGATCATGCATGGTTGGGCGAGGGTGAACGGCTGATTTCATCgatttatataaataactttGTGTTAAGGAAAACGAGATGGTATTAAAAGCTCTACAAGACTCATCTCAAGGGGAAAGatgatcaaaacaaaaacacgagTATGGAATCTAGACCGCAAGAAGAAATCTACTTTGGAGGAAGTTATAAAATGTAACATTACCACATATTATGAAGTGTAACATTGCTTCTTCATGGATTAATAGCTCCTTAACTAATTACAAGAGATGAGTTAGTGTTTCATGCTAGAGACGCTTTTCCAAGCATAGATGAGTGATGCGCTATGTTGCATTTTGTAAGCACTTTAGACTTTACAAAACCTGCATATTATCCGAGTGGTATTAATCTCAGACAATGTATCCGACGATAGAGGCAACTAATAACCATCAGGATTAACCAAGTCTCCTTGGTCCAGTGGTAAAACAAGAAAAGTCCCGCCATCTGTATTCAAATAGCATTAACCATCAAGATTGGTCAAGGTATTATTATCTCTAAAGAGAAATTCATGGCATAAATAAATAGGTTTAACAGATGGGATGGTCATCGAATAGCAGTTTCTACTAATAAAGTGGCgcatcattgtttttttttccttctttgtaGTAATTTGTTTTAGACTCGACGTTtgcttcttaaaaaaaaaatttatttttgactaatGATCATTCTGCAAATtttgttaaacaattttattttatttatacctTGCGATTTATGTAATTGTGATATACAGACTTGagtcatatttgttttttttttctttaaaatgttaGTTTCATAAGTATTCAACTAATATTagtactaggttttgaacccatgatatattttgatgaaaattatatataattgatgatggtaataaaatattatcttataaaaatatttaaattagtattaaagaaaaaaattaaatttcagatacacaattttttaaaatataaaaatcagttgtgttataatatcaaatctgataaataaaaaaatcatgaacttaactcgacgtccaggcgaggcgaatcaaactgatgacctcacatatcctaaaccaatTATTTgaccaccaaaaaaataaaacaattttatcatcatgtatttaactcgttttcatatttaattgatcgctatcacctatattttcgtgttttttattcaatgttttcttatttttcatattctttctagtcattttcattatcaaattttgtggtaattgtcatcgttacttttaccgtctggttctttgttatactcttttcttcttccttgtcaacttcttcacatttttccacttaaaaccctttttttagactaccacacaacttgttaacccatcaaactccaataacaaaatcatttcttttctcacaaaaataaaaaataagataaaaaataaaaaattaatgaaagaatatcaactcatctatataatcatacacaaaaatatgttttacagctcataagaaataaaaagcacaaacgtagataaataagataatttatgttttacagcaatatttataatattttaaacttttaaaaggtttcaaaatataaaatttgaaccttttaaaaagtttcaatacttataatattttaaacttttaaaatttaaaaattataaaatttaaaaactttttaaaagctaagaacttttaaaatctatatatgattgatgatggtaataaaatattatcttataaaaaaatttaaattagtattaagaaaaaaaaattaaatttcagttgcacaatttttaaaaatataaaaatcaattgtgttataaaatcaaatctgataaataaaaaaatcatgaatttaactcgacgtccaggcgaggcgaatcaaactgataacctcacatatcctaaaccaattctttgaccacaaaaaaaatgaaacaattttataatcatgaatttaactcgttttcatatttaattgatcgctaccacctatgttttcatgttttttattcaatgttttcttagtcttcatattctttcttgtcattttcattgtcaaattttgtgttaattgtcatcgtaacttttaccgtttggttcttcgttatactcttttttttcttctttctcgtcaacttcttcacattcttccactgaaaaacctttttttagactaccacacaacttgttaacccatcaaactccaagaacaaaattatttcttttctcataaaatttgtgaaattcatgattaccagcataatcaacacatgcacccaattattgacacttttatccatatacttatttggttttagatccacgcgtttagaaacttctcaaaccaaaatccttacttagtttataatattttaaaaacataataaaatatactaataattatttatttaatatgaatcatatgatatatagaaatatgagtacactataagaacatattaattataaataaataatatcaattatttatatcatcaaataatatcaaccgtatcatattatcaaataaccgtaaccgtatataacaataaccgcttgaaccgtaaccatatttaaacgtaaccttttaaccgtttgttaaatggttctggttaaggttacaaaaatttctaactaTAACCGAtagttaataaaccttaaccgtgacaactgtaaccctggtcatgcctatgtatagctaataaaaaatgtgtgtttgtcgtccatctttcttctttaaatctcaaaatttgactcaaacatcaagttaaagtcttgcgatgtcaatccttcttccctagacccaaaaataaactcatctataaaatcatacacaaaaataaattttacagctcataagaaataaaaagcacaaatgtagataaataagataatttatgttttgcatcaatatttataatattttaaacttttaaaaggtttcgaaatataaaatttgaaccttttaaaaattttcaatatttataatattttaaacttttaaaatttaaaacttataatatttattttttttaaaagctaagaacttttaaaagttttaatatttataatatttaaacttttaaaaatttcaatatttataatatttaaacttttaaattttttaaatattataatatttttttgaaactgtttaaagttttaatttgatcaaataaaaaaccagatcaaaccaaataaaacttttaaacttggacgcctcataaatcaagttttcctgctcatttgttgttggaagcatattaatcttatttataatggttctgaaccattgtctaaaaaatttctagccgatgtagGATgttgtgcttagttctttgatttccataaatttaaaattttcctctttctaaaaaattctgtaaatttaaaaaatgttaatgaataacatattaaatcatgataagttgtttaaaataatttttaatataaaaaattatagaaattgtataaaatgttaataagtgatatgttaaatttttattggtagtttaaaattttatgtgaaTGGCcttgttatttatataaaaaacttataGCTCATAGTTATTAGTATAGATTCAACTTTATGTTGGTAAAATATCCTAAaagtcaaataaataaataaaattgtaggCCACTTGGACGTATCCCAAAAAGCCCAGCAGATTCTCCGAAACTTCGTTTAGTCAGAAGCtgacacataaaaaaaaaccaaaccaaatcattcCTTTTAActcaatccaaaaaaaacttactccTATCGccgataaaaaaaaaccctaaaaaatcttCATCAATCCTCGCTCTCTTGTTCCGTTCGATCGTCGCTGTTCTTTTTTCACCGTGTTATGTAGGTTTGATCTCGTTTGTCTCCACTGACAAAAACTCGTGAGAGGCGAAAGAGAAAGGGTGTgtgttctgttttatttttttaagggTTTACTTCTCGTTGACCCCAATCGATTCTGATTGTTATCGGAGATGGCTGATTCGTGTTTCAAAGCGGGTAAGTTTAGCGCACCTGGGTTTCGATTTCACCCGACTGATGAGGAGCTTGTTGTTTATTATCTTAAGAGGAAGATCTGTGGTAGAAAGCTTCGTATCAACGCCATTGGTGTCGTTGATGTTTACAAAGTCGACCCTTCTGAATTGCCTGGTAACTTTTTtcatcctctttctctttgtagGTATCCTGATCAATTATAGTTTTGGTTGTTGATGATTCGTTGATTATGTGATTACTAGTAAGCCTCTGTTAATGAATCCGTTTCTGTCTTGTGATTTTGAACATTTCttgattttcatatataatcattttctCTGTTGTTTTCTCACAATGTTTTGGGTTCACAATAACTTCTCTAACACGGCTGAATGTACGTacaggtctgtcgatgttgaaGACGGGAGATAGACAGTGGTTCTTTTTCACTCCGAGGAATAGGAAGTATCCAAACGCAGCTAGGTCAAGCAGAGGCACTGTAACTGGGTATTGGAAGGCTACAGGAAAGGATCGAGTCATTGAGTATAATTCAAGATCGGTTGGACTCAAGAAGACTCTTGTTTTCTATAGAGGTCGGGCTCCTAATGGTGAGCGGACTGATTGGGTGATGCATGAGTATACAATGGATGAATATGAGCTTGGGAGATGTAAGAACGCCAaggtattattatatatttatagctCTTTGTCAAAATTATATCTCCTGGTCTCAGTTCATTATTAATTCGTAGTTAACtaagcttctttttttatttatttctacaGGAGTATTATGCTGTTTATAAGCTGTACAAGAAAAGTGGGGCTGGTCCCAAAAATGGTGAACAGTATGGTGCTCCGttccaagaagaagaatgggttgatagtgatagtgaagaGGGCGATAACGTTGCTGTACCGGATGATCCGGCTGTGGTCCACTATGAGAACTGTCGTCCTATGGATGATCCTGTGGTTCACTACGAGAACTGTCGTCGTATGGATGATTCTGTGGTCCACTATGACAACAGTCGTCGTATGGATGATCCTGTGGTTCACTATGAGAACAGTCGTCGTATGGATGATACTAAATTTTGCAATCCTGTCAATGTTCGGTTACAGGACATCGAGAAGCTTCTCAATGAAATTCCAGATGCACCCGGGGTTACTACAAGACAATTTAACGGGTTTACTGGTGTTCCGCAggtctgtttcttctctcttgctaTGAGTAATAATATGGTTTTGCTACCAACATATTATTTGgcttaggctttttttttttttggtgcttcCTTCACTAACTGAATACTTGTATTTGTAGGGTAATAGCGCAGGAGAGATACAGAGCACATTGCTGAATAGTTCTTCTGGAGAGTTTGTTGACCCCCGGAACACTGGAGTGTTCTTGCCAAATAGCCAGCCATACAACAGGCAGTCTAGTTTTCAGTCCGGTCTCAAGTCTAAAAATTCATTTGAGGCTACCTCTGGTATGTCACCACTTCTAGATTTTGAGAAGGAGGACTACATTGAAATGAATGATCTTCTGATCCCTGAACTCGGAGCTTCTTCAACTGAGATATCCACACATTTCTTGAACAATGGTGAAGTCAGTGACATTAGTGAATTCGACCAATTGTTCCATGACATTTCCATGTCTTTGGATGCAGACCCTGTTTTTCAGGGAACTTCTACAGATCTGTCTTCTCTGAGTAATTTTGCTAACAACACATCAGACCAAAGGCAGCAATTCATTTATCAACAGTTGGACCAGACCCTTGAGAACCAGCAGAATAACTTCATGCATCCTAGTACAACTCTTAATCAGTTCACTGACAGTATGTGGTTTAAAGATGGTCAGGCTGTTCTCTTTGACCAACAACCACAATCTTCTTCTGGAGTATTCACTTCACATTCAACAGGTACTTAAAAGTCTCAAACTCGCATTCACTTATGTTGTCTGCCAAGTTATTTCCCATGAattaaaactgtttttttttctgcatttgtTTTTGAATTGAACCAAGAAGTGTATATATGATTACTCATAATACACTGGGTATGCCCTTTTGTTTAGATATTGAAACGTAATAACCTTAGGCCTTTTTACTGAGACTTTGTGAATACCAATTTGCTTAGGTGTGAAGCCTGAGTCTATGAATCCTACTGTGAGTGTAAATGCCCAAAACAAGGAAGGCCAAAATGGTGGTGGAACAAAGAGCCAGTTCTCATCAGCTCTGTGGGAATTATTGGAATCGATACCTTCAACACCAGCCTCTGCCTGTGAGGGTCCTCTTAACCAGACCTTTGTGCGTATGTCTAGCTTCAGCCGCATCAGGTTCAATGGAACGTCAGTGACTAGTAAAAAAGTCACAGTAGCAAAGAAGCGTATTAGTAACAGAGGATTTCTTCTGTTATCAATTATGGGTGCTTTGTGTGCCATCTTCTGGGTGTTCATAGCCACCGTTGGAGTTATGGAAAGACCCTGCCTCTCGTGATCTAGGCTCTTGATTCAGGATAAGTTTAGAAGAAAGCAATTCAACATTAGTGATTATGGAATCTTTGATTTATGTATAGAGTTTGAAAGAgctaagaaaaataatttttaaagggttttttttttttttttttttttcctttctcaatTAGACTTTAATTCCCTTATGGGTGTTCAGTGCCACAATAATTTGAAGTTTGTtaacttttctttgtttttgaagtCAAAGTAAAAGGTGTTGTCAATCCAACGAACGTTATAGAGGAATGACAACCTATATGGTATATGTGAGATGTCACTTTATTGGTTACGCTCCCCACATTAGATTGTCATTAGATTATTCAAGAGAAGCCTTCTAAAACTAATGTCCAATTTCTCAACTCTAAAATAATCAATACGTACatctctgtttcacaaaagCACTTTTTGACATATTGCGGATGTTCAAGCAGAGTGGAGTCCTAAGAtgacaaatatgaaatatgcaACGATTTAAAACGTACTAATTTAACTCCCAATCAACTCAACTTCTTCtctatttttcatatttgccAAATTTAGCAAACAAGTCGATCCAGGTTTTATAGCTACTCTTTCTTTATTCAATAGtatcattttctctctttcagaCACACTGATTGTGACACTTCTCTCCCATACAACGGAGAAGGCGTGTCACTTTCCTACAAACTCTAGTATTTAATGATCACATCCATCATCCGAACACATTCATGATTCATAAACTTCTTatttaaaatccttttaaaagaaaaaaaaaacatttttgacacaaaaaaaaaaacatttcttataACATCTTTACATGATAAAATTTGGGAAAATAATTCCCaataataaactttttcttcaccaaacaTATAACGAATCGTACGTGGTACAGTGCTTCATTACAAATTGACAACGCTATATGTTATACGTGTTACCTGTAAAACATGACACGTTAATTGGTTCGTTTCAAAGGCTTTTTTTACATTACACCCAAGTGAAGAAAAACGACCTAATTCGAATATCAAATTAAATCGGACCGATTCTCATTTCATATAGGTTGGAGACTTGGAGTTGTTGGAGATTATGcatacgttatatatatatatatatatgtgtgtgatAATGTAAATGCTGAAAAAGTATTTTTACAAGGATGATGAAATGTTGGCTAAAATTCCTGCAAATCTTAGCCCAAAAATGGAATATTACAAAAGAAATGATCTAATGGTGTTCTCATTACATTAACTAGCTAGAGTAGCAAAATTGTTTGTCTACATGTGTCTTATTCACAACGAGAGTCGATGGATAAACACTCAATGAACATATCATAACTCGAACGACTATACATATTTAAGCTCTTTGAATTCAAAAAATGGTTTAGCATTTTAAGATGTTAGATATCATTTGAACGTTTGTGGTTTTTGAAGTAGTTTTTTCGCTTTAGTTTTGCAATAACTTATTTTGTAGACttgaatttagtttttgagtgtgttaaaaaaaatttcgttaaaacaaaatctataatttttgggttttctccCGCAAAAACCATtgataagtttatttttttttttttttgttttctgaaaaaaaataaaatgatcgtcaaaataaaaccaacaactaaaaaaactaccattcaaatttaaaaaaaaaaaattacaccggaaaaaaaaaaaccaaaatctaaaaaaaatttaaaaaactacaATATTCTTCATGCATGCagtcaattcataattaatGGGCTGGAACAAGTGTATATTGAGCCCATTAGGCTCTCACAAACTTTGTAAGTCCAAGTGATCGCGAAGGCTGCTAAGTATAGCACCAAAGCAAAGCTGAAAATATCTTTCTTCTCAGATAGCCAACCAAATCAACTCAAATCTCATTTCTCCTTCTTTAccatttttgttctcttctcttctcttctctctggcCGATCAAACCCTAGGATTTTCAAACCGTTCAATCGCCGAGGGTTGCTCTCACTGTCATGTaggtttgattcttcttctcttctggaTCTTGAgcgacgaagagaagaagagatctgaGGTCTTCTgcgagagagagataaagatttGCTCCCTCGTTGACCCGATcggttctttttttgttttctttctttaatcgCTTGagaattttcaattattttcgAGAAATCTGCTCTGATTCGTTACGTAGATGGCGGAATCATCTCCTGATTCGTGTTTTAAAGGAGGCAAATTTAGTGCTccagggtttagatttcacccGACTGATGAAGAGCTTGTCATGTATTATCTCAAGAGGAAGATTTGTAGGAAGAGGCTTAGAGTTAACGTTATTGGTGTCGTTGATGTTTACAAAATGGATCCTCAGGAATTGCCTGGTAAACAAACcatttcatctctttctcttattTGATTCGAGATTAGATTTGGTTATCGTTGACTACTTGCTAAAAGGAATATGAGATAAAGTTGCATCAACTGATTTCGTTTCGTTGACACAGGTCAATCGATGTTGAAGACAGGAGATAGACAGTGGTTCTATTTCACTCCAAGGAGTAGGAAGTATCCAAACGCAGCTAGGTCAAGCAGAGGCACTGAGACTGGGTATTGGAAGGCTACAGGGAAGGATC
Coding sequences within:
- the LOC104743775 gene encoding zinc finger BED domain-containing protein RICESLEEPER 2-like, encoding MSKSVAAVRNAVVYVRASGNRLESFEHKLDSGRITRGSLTLDVRTRWNSTFLMLTRALKFRHGFDKMEAEDKLYSDHFLEMDNGQMRVGPPLKADWDKVDGLIDILTVFYQSTLVVSASTTVCSHKVYSEICDIDNHLTTVSKSADLDLSVKAEAMRGKFDKYWDGLDNINRLLIIASVFDPRNKMKFANLCFETLYGKGSLQSKWLGESVSDVMVKLFEEYNTNRSNPPGFASSASQGGTTAGGHRPAYHVADVEVKVGTEGMASVYNKLVNEEGYDETKTELDIYLKESVENPKSSLLGTEYDVLSWWRFNSTRFPVLSELARDILAMQVSSVASESAFSTSGQILVPQRSCLTHYMIEVLMCTEQWMKADHHIGEKGVENFAQMVADIEEQDQLEKEFQFASEEQGN
- the LOC104741989 gene encoding NAC domain-containing protein 16-like encodes the protein MADSCFKAGKFSAPGFRFHPTDEELVVYYLKRKICGRKLRINAIGVVDVYKVDPSELPGLSMLKTGDRQWFFFTPRNRKYPNAARSSRGTVTGYWKATGKDRVIEYNSRSVGLKKTLVFYRGRAPNGERTDWVMHEYTMDEYELGRCKNAKEYYAVYKLYKKSGAGPKNGEQYGAPFQEEEWVDSDSEEGDNVAVPDDPAVVHYENCRPMDDPVVHYENCRRMDDSVVHYDNSRRMDDPVVHYENSRRMDDTKFCNPVNVRLQDIEKLLNEIPDAPGVTTRQFNGFTGVPQGNSAGEIQSTLLNSSSGEFVDPRNTGVFLPNSQPYNRQSSFQSGLKSKNSFEATSGMSPLLDFEKEDYIEMNDLLIPELGASSTEISTHFLNNGEVSDISEFDQLFHDISMSLDADPVFQGTSTDLSSLSNFANNTSDQRQQFIYQQLDQTLENQQNNFMHPSTTLNQFTDSMWFKDGQAVLFDQQPQSSSGVFTSHSTGVKPESMNPTVSVNAQNKEGQNGGGTKSQFSSALWELLESIPSTPASACEGPLNQTFVRMSSFSRIRFNGTSVTSKKVTVAKKRISNRGFLLLSIMGALCAIFWVFIATVGVMERPCLS